One Rhizobium tropici CIAT 899 genomic window carries:
- a CDS encoding DUF1403 family protein, which translates to MTSRARIIPDAPLSYPPVPVWARLPATAEGVGDAGYFAGAALAALHPAARDGHPLGNLWRQRLALGCAAAMTRQQGRPEGETTLRDHWYLTPADGDPGPAGRLLGAFRALGEPRAVRTQEWETRLPNLFEIAADASLVVALEMAADHARGPGDGVRAAASAALAFTRRRPDARSLGVWLADAILASRLGWPAPLPILANALRPGDWRALREGRAEIWTDACHFAYGRGAAAALDLHADLGRRMTRLLAVAPQLRGKEADTTISILIREDALAAKTGKATSDRSSRRLFDRLVTLGGVRELTGRTTFRLYGL; encoded by the coding sequence ATGACCTCACGCGCGCGAATCATCCCCGATGCACCCCTCAGCTATCCGCCCGTTCCCGTCTGGGCGCGTCTTCCCGCCACGGCAGAAGGCGTTGGCGACGCGGGCTATTTCGCCGGCGCGGCGCTGGCCGCCCTGCACCCGGCGGCGCGCGACGGGCATCCGCTCGGTAATCTTTGGCGACAGCGACTGGCGCTTGGCTGTGCCGCGGCGATGACGCGGCAGCAGGGTCGGCCGGAAGGCGAGACGACGTTGCGCGATCATTGGTATCTGACGCCGGCCGATGGCGATCCCGGACCGGCGGGTCGGCTGCTCGGCGCCTTCCGCGCGCTGGGCGAGCCACGAGCCGTGCGCACGCAGGAATGGGAAACCCGCCTGCCAAACCTGTTCGAGATCGCCGCCGACGCCTCCTTGGTGGTGGCGTTGGAGATGGCTGCCGATCATGCGCGCGGGCCCGGCGACGGGGTACGGGCGGCGGCGTCCGCCGCGCTGGCGTTCACGCGGCGTCGGCCGGATGCCCGGTCGCTGGGCGTCTGGCTGGCGGACGCCATTCTCGCCAGCCGTCTCGGATGGCCGGCGCCCCTGCCGATTCTGGCGAACGCATTGCGGCCAGGTGACTGGCGAGCGCTGCGGGAGGGCAGGGCGGAAATCTGGACGGATGCCTGCCATTTTGCCTATGGGCGCGGCGCCGCGGCGGCGCTGGATCTGCACGCCGATCTTGGCCGCCGGATGACGCGGCTGCTGGCCGTCGCGCCACAGTTGCGCGGCAAGGAGGCCGATACGACGATCTCGATCCTGATCCGCGAGGACGCGCTGGCGGCAAAGACGGGCAAGGCCACCAGCGACCGGTCCAGCCGGCGGCTGTTCGACCGGCTGGTGACGCTCGGCGGGGTCCGCGAGCTCACGGGTCGAACGACATTCCGGCTTTATGGATTGTAA
- a CDS encoding SDR family oxidoreductase yields MTDQNDLQPPASMSRRGLLGAVAIAPLAAGVVAGTASAQTTGSGTGKAAIVTGSSRGIGAAVAKRLAREGYTVTVNFIVNRDLANAVVRDIESAGGKAIAVQADISDSDAVRRLFDENDKAFGGVDVVVANAGIIRQTPMSDMTDENFNRLIDVNMKGGFYTMREAARRVRNNGRIITLSSTVAHARLPATGPYGATKAAQEIYANVLAKELAGRMISVNAIAPGPVNTTLFTDLNNAQAIAGFVQRTPHGRLGEPDDIANIIAALCSSDGMWVNGQTILANGGLI; encoded by the coding sequence ATGACCGATCAGAATGATCTTCAGCCTCCGGCATCCATGTCACGTCGCGGCCTACTGGGCGCTGTAGCGATCGCTCCGCTGGCAGCGGGCGTCGTCGCCGGAACTGCCTCAGCGCAGACCACTGGCAGCGGCACTGGAAAAGCGGCCATCGTCACAGGATCGTCCCGTGGAATCGGCGCCGCCGTGGCCAAACGGCTTGCCCGCGAGGGATACACGGTAACAGTGAACTTCATTGTAAACCGCGATCTCGCCAATGCGGTCGTGCGCGACATCGAGAGCGCAGGCGGGAAAGCAATCGCCGTGCAGGCCGACATAAGCGATTCTGACGCGGTGCGCCGACTGTTCGATGAAAACGATAAGGCTTTTGGGGGCGTCGACGTTGTTGTCGCAAATGCGGGGATAATTCGTCAGACACCCATGAGCGACATGACGGATGAAAACTTCAATCGGTTGATTGACGTCAACATGAAAGGCGGCTTTTACACGATGCGAGAAGCTGCGCGGCGCGTTCGAAACAATGGTCGCATCATCACGTTGTCTTCCACCGTCGCGCACGCGAGATTACCCGCCACCGGCCCCTATGGAGCCACCAAGGCCGCGCAGGAGATCTATGCCAATGTCCTGGCCAAGGAACTGGCAGGGCGCATGATTTCCGTCAACGCGATAGCGCCGGGTCCAGTCAATACCACGCTGTTCACGGATTTAAATAATGCGCAGGCGATTGCCGGCTTTGTTCAGCGCACGCCGCATGGTCGATTGGGCGAGCCGGATGACATTGCAAACATCATTGCTGCCCTGTGCTCGTCGGATGGCATGTGGGTGAACGGCCAGACGATTCTCGCGAATGGCGGCCTGATCTGA
- a CDS encoding nuclear transport factor 2 family protein has product MSNFKRLSFSIILAVASTGAVSTAAMFAAPAAIAQENSADVSTNVGIVADFLANTGADKVEAAAKRLVAPDATYISLNFDNPELKQIIPWVGTQNGPEAYSNAIMRVQQFGTLEDFKVLDIFGAGENVAVFGQFTYRAKATGIAVTSPLAIRAKVRDGKIVLFQFMEDSYGTASAFRVSGKWTVKTDPAGSPYEVGKGN; this is encoded by the coding sequence ATGTCCAATTTTAAAAGGCTCAGCTTTAGCATTATACTGGCGGTTGCGTCGACCGGAGCAGTATCGACTGCTGCCATGTTCGCCGCGCCAGCCGCGATCGCCCAAGAAAACTCCGCCGACGTATCAACCAATGTCGGGATCGTTGCCGACTTTCTCGCCAACACCGGAGCCGACAAGGTTGAGGCAGCTGCCAAGCGTCTGGTCGCTCCAGATGCTACATACATTTCGTTGAACTTCGACAACCCGGAACTCAAGCAGATCATACCGTGGGTCGGGACCCAGAACGGGCCAGAAGCCTACAGCAACGCGATTATGCGAGTTCAGCAATTTGGAACACTGGAGGACTTCAAGGTTCTCGACATATTCGGAGCAGGTGAGAATGTTGCCGTCTTCGGCCAGTTCACCTATCGCGCTAAAGCAACTGGGATAGCCGTTACGTCACCGCTAGCTATTCGCGCCAAGGTCCGCGACGGCAAAATCGTACTCTTCCAATTCATGGAAGATAGCTACGGGACGGCCTCTGCATTCCGGGTGAGCGGCAAGTGGACGGTAAAAACTGATCCCGCCGGTTCGCCATATGAAGTTGGCAAGGGCAACTAA
- a CDS encoding site-specific integrase, whose amino-acid sequence MAQISDQNSRNHVEKISAPSLSTADGHDVSAPEVWDSALPSPADQDQTPAHLANLADRARGYVEAASSANTRKAYAADWKHFSAWCRRSNLTPLPPHPQTVGLYITACASGTAERGAKANSVSTIERRLSSLSWNYAQRGLSLDRRDRHIATVMAGIRNSHAKPPVQKEAVMAEDIIAMVETLDRGSLRGLRDRAMLLIGFAGGLRRSEIVGLDLKADQTEDGRGWIEILDKGMLITLRGKTGWREVEVGRGSSDATCPVAAIETWIKFAKLAHGPLFRRVTGQGKAVGSERLNDKEVARLVKRAAMAAGVRGDLSEIERAFKFSGHSLRAGLASSAEVDERYVQKQLGHASAEMTRRYQRRRDRFRVNLTKASGL is encoded by the coding sequence ATGGCCCAAATCAGCGACCAGAACAGCAGAAATCACGTCGAGAAGATCTCGGCGCCGTCTCTCAGCACGGCGGACGGGCATGATGTTTCCGCGCCGGAGGTGTGGGACAGTGCCCTCCCCTCCCCTGCTGATCAGGATCAGACACCAGCGCATCTTGCCAACCTCGCCGATCGCGCCCGGGGATATGTCGAAGCGGCGAGTTCCGCGAATACCCGCAAAGCCTACGCCGCAGACTGGAAGCACTTTTCAGCGTGGTGCCGGCGGTCGAATCTCACTCCCCTCCCCCCGCATCCGCAAACCGTCGGGCTTTATATCACGGCCTGCGCTTCCGGCACGGCTGAACGTGGTGCAAAAGCGAACTCAGTGTCGACCATCGAACGCCGCCTCTCCTCGCTCTCCTGGAACTATGCCCAGCGTGGCCTCTCGCTCGATCGCAGGGACCGGCATATCGCCACCGTGATGGCCGGCATCCGCAACAGCCACGCAAAGCCACCGGTCCAGAAGGAAGCGGTCATGGCGGAAGACATTATCGCCATGGTCGAGACGCTCGATCGCGGCTCTCTGCGCGGCCTGCGGGATCGGGCCATGTTGCTCATCGGCTTTGCTGGAGGTCTTCGGCGCTCCGAAATCGTCGGCCTCGATCTGAAGGCAGACCAGACCGAAGATGGTCGCGGCTGGATCGAAATCCTCGACAAGGGCATGCTTATTACCCTGCGCGGAAAAACCGGATGGCGAGAGGTTGAGGTCGGCCGCGGCTCGTCTGACGCGACCTGCCCGGTTGCCGCAATCGAGACCTGGATCAAGTTCGCTAAGCTGGCTCATGGCCCCCTTTTTCGCCGGGTGACGGGGCAAGGGAAAGCTGTCGGGTCGGAGCGGCTGAACGACAAGGAGGTCGCTCGGCTTGTGAAAAGGGCCGCAATGGCCGCAGGCGTTCGCGGCGATCTCAGCGAAATTGAACGCGCCTTCAAGTTCTCCGGCCATTCCCTCCGCGCGGGCTTGGCTTCTTCCGCTGAAGTCGACGAGCGTTACGTCCAGAAACAGCTCGGTCATGCTTCAGCGGAGATGACGCGCAGATATCAGCGGCGGCGGGATCGCTTCCGTGTTAATCTGACCAAGGCATCAGGGCTTTAG
- a CDS encoding MFS transporter: MTSASSSPDVTSRQVLLFSLAAAVMVANIYYSQPLLAVIGQAFGVSPTHAGYLVTLTQLGDGLGVLLIVPLGDGVDRRKLTSIMLAGCVIALAAATLSPSFLIFAVVQLLIGTTASATMVVIPYVASHSSGAQRGRRVGQVITGLLLGILLARTVSGFVSDLIGWRWMYALAAFAVASLWVMLRRTMVANPQVGTLVYSNLMRSLMVLFRAEPELRRRSIYAMLGMGSFSTLWTGLTLLLTSAPYHYSPSTIGLFGVIGAAGALSAGIAGRLGDRGLANTTTCILAVALITSWGLVAAGGTSLPLLITGILVLDVAVMGLQVTHQSILYRLAPDSQSRITSIFVTAGFIGMSMGSALGSFAFAHAGWMGLCIVGTIMPIILLTHWVVTGILAPGFRPAFNRSDQLE, translated from the coding sequence ATGACATCCGCCTCATCCTCCCCCGACGTCACATCGCGCCAGGTCCTTCTATTCTCCCTTGCCGCGGCAGTGATGGTCGCAAACATCTATTATTCCCAGCCTCTGCTCGCCGTCATCGGGCAGGCCTTCGGAGTGAGCCCGACCCATGCCGGTTACCTTGTGACGCTCACGCAGCTTGGCGACGGGCTTGGTGTCCTGCTCATCGTTCCGCTCGGCGACGGTGTAGATCGACGAAAGCTGACTTCAATCATGCTGGCCGGGTGTGTGATTGCGCTTGCCGCAGCTACCCTTAGCCCCTCGTTCCTGATCTTTGCCGTCGTTCAGCTTCTGATCGGAACAACGGCAAGCGCGACCATGGTGGTCATTCCCTATGTCGCCTCGCACTCGTCGGGAGCACAGCGCGGACGGCGCGTCGGGCAGGTCATTACTGGCCTTCTCTTGGGCATTCTGCTTGCTCGCACGGTCTCTGGGTTCGTCTCAGATCTGATCGGGTGGCGCTGGATGTATGCCCTGGCCGCGTTTGCTGTCGCCAGCCTGTGGGTGATGCTGCGCCGGACGATGGTCGCGAACCCACAGGTAGGCACCCTCGTCTACTCGAACCTGATGCGGTCACTGATGGTCCTGTTCCGTGCAGAGCCGGAACTGAGACGCCGATCGATTTATGCCATGCTCGGCATGGGCAGCTTCAGCACCCTGTGGACGGGGCTGACCCTACTGCTGACGTCCGCACCCTACCACTATTCACCCTCAACTATAGGGCTGTTCGGTGTTATCGGGGCGGCCGGAGCCCTGTCGGCCGGAATTGCGGGCCGCCTCGGTGACAGAGGACTCGCCAATACTACCACTTGTATATTGGCGGTTGCACTCATTACATCGTGGGGGCTTGTGGCAGCGGGTGGCACTTCTCTTCCCTTGTTGATCACCGGCATCTTGGTGCTCGACGTCGCGGTCATGGGCCTCCAGGTTACGCATCAGTCCATCCTTTATAGGCTGGCGCCGGATTCCCAGTCGCGCATTACCTCGATCTTCGTGACGGCCGGGTTCATTGGCATGTCGATGGGATCGGCACTCGGAAGCTTCGCGTTTGCTCATGCCGGCTGGATGGGCTTGTGCATTGTGGGAACTATCATGCCCATAATCCTTCTCACCCATTGGGTGGTAACAGGCATTCTGGCGCCGGGCTTCCGTCCCGCCTTCAACCGATCCGATCAGCTTGAATAG
- a CDS encoding alpha/beta hydrolase, whose translation MIDLTRRELARGAISIALLASAPRSFATEAASPGADTDFMNLVDPELRAAAATVMPLTETLAKMSPSTLVGIRASLDKMNPAPDQSVKITRRTVSGTRNQPDVVVYVINDKPGTRRPAIVHTHGGGYVLGTVAQDLPRLQATSASLDCVIVSVEYRLAPEVTYAGSVEDNYAALKWVFENADVLGVDNGKIAVMGESAGGGHAALLAIKARDRGEFPIAFQLLVYPMLDDRTGSVRQPPSHIGRIIWTPTANRFGWGSFLGVRPGTAAVPRGGVPARTRDLACLPPAYICVGSIDLFVEENITYASRLIDAGVATELSVVPGGFHGFDLGSPDAQIVKTFNNAKLAALRKAFATA comes from the coding sequence ATGATTGATTTGACACGTCGCGAACTTGCCCGCGGGGCCATTTCCATCGCCCTTCTCGCGTCAGCCCCGCGGAGCTTTGCTACCGAGGCAGCTTCACCAGGCGCTGACACGGATTTCATGAATCTTGTCGACCCTGAGCTCCGAGCTGCGGCGGCGACAGTCATGCCACTCACCGAAACGCTCGCGAAAATGTCCCCATCGACACTCGTGGGAATCCGTGCATCTCTGGATAAAATGAATCCCGCTCCCGATCAGTCTGTCAAGATCACGCGGCGCACCGTGTCTGGAACCCGCAATCAGCCGGACGTGGTGGTTTACGTGATCAACGATAAGCCCGGCACCCGCCGGCCGGCCATCGTCCACACGCATGGGGGTGGCTATGTTCTTGGCACCGTAGCGCAAGATTTGCCGCGGCTGCAGGCAACCTCAGCGTCCCTCGATTGCGTGATCGTCTCGGTAGAGTATCGACTGGCTCCTGAAGTGACCTACGCAGGTTCCGTCGAAGACAATTACGCCGCGCTCAAGTGGGTGTTCGAGAATGCGGACGTGCTTGGTGTCGACAACGGCAAGATCGCCGTCATGGGCGAAAGCGCGGGTGGTGGTCATGCTGCCCTGCTCGCGATCAAGGCGCGAGATCGCGGAGAATTTCCCATCGCGTTTCAGTTGCTCGTCTATCCGATGTTGGATGATCGGACCGGAAGTGTCCGTCAGCCACCATCTCACATCGGTCGCATCATCTGGACCCCTACGGCAAACCGGTTCGGATGGGGTTCTTTTCTCGGGGTGCGGCCGGGAACAGCGGCAGTTCCGCGCGGTGGTGTTCCTGCACGGACGCGTGACCTTGCTTGCCTGCCGCCGGCCTATATATGTGTCGGCTCAATCGATCTTTTCGTTGAGGAAAACATCACATATGCCAGCCGGCTGATCGATGCTGGCGTGGCAACAGAACTCTCTGTGGTCCCGGGTGGTTTTCACGGCTTCGACCTGGGCTCGCCCGATGCTCAGATTGTGAAAACGTTCAACAACGCCAAACTGGCTGCTCTGCGTAAAGCTTTTGCTACGGCTTAA
- a CDS encoding LysR family transcriptional regulator: MTEQIGIDRLTGIIAFARAASLGSYTAAARSLSISPSAISKSVQRLEERLGVRLFSRTTRSLTLTPEGLVLHERALRLLQQAEEIEQAAAATRAEPAGLLKITTALPVGVHLISPHLPAFRALYPKVSIDLRLGDTFTDLVEEGIDVAIRVGQPVDSRLISRKLAPNRVCAFASPAYLERRGMPTRPEDLDSHDCVNLRYQSSGQSMRWPFRTGDRIQEILPNAGIVVDNSDAVMAVLLNGGGIGISATYIAGPYVARGELVPVLKNYWMDRHHITALWPESRRGNPNVKAFVAFFAELFSEPTPWDSEFTLA, encoded by the coding sequence GTGACGGAACAAATTGGAATCGATCGGCTTACTGGTATCATCGCGTTTGCTCGTGCGGCGTCGCTTGGTAGTTACACGGCAGCGGCTCGTTCTCTGTCGATCTCTCCGTCGGCAATCAGCAAAAGTGTGCAGCGTCTGGAGGAGCGGCTCGGCGTTCGGCTCTTCAGCCGCACGACGCGCTCCTTGACCCTGACGCCCGAGGGACTTGTTCTGCATGAACGGGCGCTCCGCTTGTTGCAGCAGGCCGAGGAGATCGAACAGGCCGCAGCCGCGACGCGGGCCGAACCTGCCGGATTGTTGAAGATCACTACAGCTCTGCCGGTTGGAGTGCATCTCATCAGTCCGCATCTCCCGGCGTTTCGGGCGCTCTACCCGAAAGTGTCTATCGACCTCCGCTTAGGCGATACCTTCACAGACCTTGTCGAGGAAGGGATCGACGTGGCGATCCGCGTGGGCCAGCCAGTCGATTCACGCCTTATCTCTAGGAAGCTTGCGCCAAACAGGGTCTGCGCTTTCGCATCGCCAGCCTATCTAGAGCGACGCGGCATGCCCACGCGGCCCGAGGACCTCGACAGCCACGACTGCGTGAACCTCCGTTATCAGAGCTCGGGGCAGTCGATGCGATGGCCTTTCCGGACCGGAGATCGTATCCAGGAGATCTTGCCCAATGCCGGCATCGTCGTCGACAATAGCGATGCGGTCATGGCGGTCCTCTTGAACGGCGGTGGCATCGGTATTTCGGCAACGTACATAGCTGGTCCCTACGTTGCCCGCGGGGAGTTAGTTCCAGTGCTAAAGAACTACTGGATGGACAGGCACCACATCACGGCGCTTTGGCCGGAAAGTCGACGTGGAAATCCGAACGTAAAGGCGTTCGTCGCGTTTTTCGCCGAGCTTTTCTCTGAGCCGACACCTTGGGATTCTGAATTCACCCTAGCGTGA
- a CDS encoding aldo/keto reductase: MKYRKLGNSGASVSNLILGTMGFGTETPEKEAFAILDAYLDAGGNMIDTADVYGTGASEELLGRWRSGRKDKVDRLLVATKARFGTGPDVNDAGTSRPHLHRALNTSLRRLGVEAIDLYQMHGWDPLTPVEETLSFLDAAARAGKIHYVGLSNFTGWQVQLVLSTARAMGLQVPITLQQQYSLVYREIEYEVVPAALHNGIGILPWSPLAAGFLSGKYHRENQPAEGTRLAKDGSMIKHMGKGLYAADRNWDTIETVRRIAGDIGSTPSQVSLAWVTNRPGVSASIIGARTMEQLQDNLGAADLDLEEAVTAKLDAVSAPRPDDYPYGRFGVLQRDRYIDSSDQALKELAS, translated from the coding sequence ATGAAGTATCGGAAACTCGGCAATTCAGGTGCGTCGGTATCCAACCTCATCCTCGGCACAATGGGGTTTGGGACGGAGACGCCCGAGAAGGAAGCCTTTGCGATCCTGGATGCCTATCTCGACGCCGGCGGCAACATGATCGACACCGCCGACGTTTATGGCACAGGCGCGTCGGAAGAACTGTTGGGCCGGTGGCGCTCAGGCCGCAAAGACAAGGTAGACCGGCTGTTGGTCGCGACCAAAGCTCGGTTCGGAACCGGACCTGACGTCAACGACGCCGGCACGTCGCGTCCTCACCTGCACCGCGCGCTCAATACATCTTTGCGACGTTTGGGTGTCGAGGCGATCGACCTTTACCAGATGCATGGTTGGGATCCATTAACCCCGGTGGAAGAAACGCTTTCCTTCCTGGATGCAGCGGCACGCGCCGGCAAAATTCATTACGTCGGCCTCTCCAATTTCACGGGATGGCAGGTACAGCTAGTGTTGTCTACTGCCCGTGCAATGGGGCTGCAGGTACCGATCACGCTGCAGCAACAATACAGCCTCGTCTATCGAGAGATCGAATATGAGGTGGTTCCGGCAGCACTCCACAATGGCATTGGCATCCTGCCGTGGTCTCCGCTGGCGGCAGGCTTCCTGAGCGGAAAATACCATCGCGAGAATCAGCCTGCGGAGGGGACGCGCCTTGCCAAGGACGGCTCGATGATCAAGCATATGGGCAAGGGACTCTATGCCGCCGATCGGAACTGGGACACCATCGAGACCGTTCGCCGGATCGCCGGTGATATCGGATCGACTCCAAGCCAGGTCTCGCTGGCCTGGGTCACAAACCGTCCGGGCGTCTCGGCCAGCATCATCGGTGCACGGACCATGGAACAGCTGCAGGACAATCTTGGTGCGGCTGACCTCGATCTTGAAGAAGCAGTGACAGCAAAACTCGATGCGGTCAGCGCGCCGCGGCCGGACGATTATCCTTACGGCCGTTTCGGGGTCTTGCAGCGGGATCGATATATCGACTCGAGCGACCAGGCGCTCAAGGAACTGGCGTCTTAA
- a CDS encoding SDR family oxidoreductase yields MKTFLSVGSGPGIGAATAERFAKEGYRVVLTSREPARLAARIAQFAVKGYTVASKTVDAGDLASVSTLIRETEAEFGAIDVLHFNSASMHQDTIETQPADTFVSDLTVNIGAALVAVQDVSRGMLERGEGTILLTGGFFGVTPNPDYVSLSIGKAGTRNLAYGLFDSFKDRGVHVATVNVATVVAPNSPEALGVAEAFWSLHAAPRASWSAEVTYPA; encoded by the coding sequence ATGAAAACGTTCCTAAGCGTTGGCTCCGGCCCGGGCATCGGCGCTGCAACCGCTGAACGCTTCGCCAAAGAGGGCTACCGCGTGGTGCTGACATCGCGTGAGCCGGCCAGACTTGCCGCGCGGATCGCGCAGTTTGCGGTCAAGGGCTATACTGTTGCGAGCAAAACCGTAGATGCCGGCGATCTTGCCAGTGTCAGCACCCTGATCAGGGAAACTGAAGCCGAATTCGGTGCGATCGACGTCCTTCACTTTAATTCCGCGTCGATGCATCAGGACACTATCGAGACTCAGCCCGCCGACACGTTTGTGTCGGACCTGACCGTAAACATCGGTGCGGCGCTAGTTGCCGTTCAGGATGTCTCGCGTGGCATGCTCGAGCGTGGCGAAGGGACGATCCTCCTGACCGGCGGATTTTTCGGGGTGACGCCCAATCCCGACTATGTGTCGCTCAGCATCGGCAAAGCCGGCACTCGCAACCTGGCCTATGGTCTGTTCGACAGCTTCAAGGATCGAGGTGTCCACGTGGCCACTGTGAACGTGGCGACGGTGGTGGCGCCGAACTCTCCCGAGGCTCTGGGGGTGGCCGAGGCATTTTGGAGCTTGCATGCGGCACCGCGAGCATCCTGGTCTGCTGAAGTCACCTACCCGGCCTGA
- the scpB gene encoding SMC-Scp complex subunit ScpB, translating into MGRRPRATEGLDTELAELPPELRWREWMGRVEAVIFASAEPVMRETLARLVGRDCSVDLLIDDIREELRDRPYELVSVAGGWQHRTRQRFAEAIRSVTAVEQPGRLLSQADLLVLAIVAYHQPITRGEISKITGKEVSRDTIAHLRSLGVVASGPRSPQPGAPYTLVTTKTFLSQFGFETLRDLPNIEALEDAGLLSKHMLFDADIPIASDERNEPVDQDAHDR; encoded by the coding sequence ATGGGACGGCGGCCACGAGCAACAGAGGGACTTGACACCGAGCTCGCCGAGCTCCCGCCGGAGCTGCGTTGGCGCGAGTGGATGGGGCGTGTCGAAGCAGTGATCTTCGCATCGGCGGAACCGGTGATGCGCGAGACGCTCGCACGCCTGGTCGGACGCGACTGCAGCGTCGATCTCTTGATCGACGACATCCGCGAAGAACTGCGTGACCGCCCCTACGAGCTCGTCTCGGTCGCCGGCGGCTGGCAGCACCGCACCAGGCAACGGTTTGCCGAGGCGATCCGCAGCGTGACGGCCGTCGAGCAGCCAGGACGGTTGTTGTCGCAAGCGGATCTGTTGGTGCTGGCGATTGTCGCCTATCACCAGCCGATCACCCGCGGCGAAATCTCGAAGATCACCGGCAAGGAGGTCAGCCGCGATACGATCGCCCATCTCCGGTCGCTCGGCGTCGTCGCCTCAGGTCCTCGCAGCCCGCAGCCGGGTGCACCCTACACGCTGGTGACGACAAAGACCTTCCTGTCGCAGTTCGGGTTCGAGACCCTGCGCGATTTGCCCAATATCGAAGCGCTTGAGGATGCCGGACTGCTCAGCAAGCACATGCTCTTCGACGCCGATATCCCGATAGCCTCGGACGAGCGGAACGAACCAGTCGATCAAGACGCCCACGACAGATAA